A region of the Anolis sagrei isolate rAnoSag1 chromosome 4, rAnoSag1.mat, whole genome shotgun sequence genome:
TAATTATTATCTTAATAGTTTCAGCCTACAGTAATGTGCATGTTCAGTGTCAATATGAACTGAAGCCATTGAAAAACAAGAGCAGCAACAGATCAAATGTAGTAAACAAAGAAATATGAAAACAATTGCTttatcctttttaaaaatcaaaagaaacTGAAAATCCTAGGCAGAAACAAATTTGACTGAAAACATTTCATCTTCTAGTCTCATAAATGAAATTCTAATATTATACATAGAGATCATTGAAGGTTAGGTCATTTTAAACAGCTGGGACAGACACTGATAATGCTTGCTATAATCCTATGTGAGTGTCAGAGAGAATATTTTTCCCTTAATGGGTCTGCAGAATGGACTGGCTCAAACATTCAAGTACAGAAAAGCTGACAATTCAATACAATCCATGAAAATTTTAAAGACAGCCAAAGGGCTATGTGCTCTGCAGagaacttggattttttttttttttggtgcacTAGTTCTAGCATTCCCCAGCCAACCAATGGTTGCAACATGCTGGAAATTACAGCTCAAAAGAAtacattttccaagctctggttcaAGCATTACATTTGCATGTGTCCATCTTATCAAGTTTAATCTGAAAGACATGTGGGCTTAACTGTGTGTATTTCACTGTTATATTGCGGGCATTGTATAATAAAAGCTTCCTTTAGTGACCCATAAGCTGTTGGGAAAATGATTTCTTCTTAACAAGTCAACTCTTTTCTCTAAAACATTACCAGCTCTTTGTATGTTCTCTGCAGTGCCTAACTTCTATTATGTGGATAAACAACAACCCCCAAACCATTTGCAAAACATTCTTAAAAACTCTGGGTTTCAAAAGTATATTTTATGTAAATGAATTCAACTCCTGCTGCAAAACATTCCTTGTTTAGTAATTATGAGAACGAAAAggtgttattattgcttgtagtATCTTTTTGACATTGGTCATCTGATACTCATCCCAAGGAGTTGTTCCAGTGTACGTGTAGTTTCTTACTCCACTTAGCTAATATTCTGGGCAGcgaaaaaagtattttaaagttTTGATTTAGGTTTCTTTCAGAAAACAGCCTGAAAGATGGTTACAGGGATAAACATTGCCATGCTTGAGTAGAAAAAGATGTGTACATTTGAATCTAAAGCAAGTTTAATCAACTGAGTTCCTTATACCCTTGGGTTACTTCTCCTTCCTCATCTCCCTTTTTACAGGACTAGAACTTACTTTATCATTTTCATACCCATTTGGATTTATCTCCATGTTTATCTCCACCAAAAGCAATGAGAAAACCATCCaaataacattataataaaaGTATCTTCTTTAAGCAAACACAAAATGAAGAGTTTTGCAATTCTCTGCCTCTGATAATGAAATTGAAAGCAAGGTAGGTTTTATGCAGTCCTagactaaaacaatacaattcagTTTTCCACAACGTTACAGATGATACATCATTGCTGCAAAGGCACTTTAGCATTCCGTGCTTGAAGATTTGAAAGTCTGACTTGCTAGATGTAATTTACAAGGTGACCATgaaagaataataacaacaatactacTTATAATAGCTACTAAATGTTTTGTCTATTTTCAGGTGAAAAAAAGCCAACAACTCTATAACCTTGGGATTTTAGTAAATCCCACCAATCAGCACACTTGACCTTTTACCAGGAAAGAGAAATAGAGCACTTACCCCAGGGTTGTCATGGTGACAATAGTGTACCAAAACGAAGCTGGGATGCTGGTGAACTTGCTGGAGGAAGATCCTTTCTCTGCATAAAACATCACAGTAGCAAATATGATGATTGCCATCGtgagagaaaagaggagaaaaccAAGCTCAGAGGCACAGCTCTTCAGAGTGTACCCCAAGATTCGCAAGCCTTGAGAGTGGCGGGAGAACTTGAAAATTCGGAACACCCTGAAAACTCTCAGAGTCACAAAGGCTCCACTCACATCTTCATTGTCGGTCATCACCAGGCCAATGTAGTAGGGCATAATGGCCACCACGTCAATGATGCTCATCACACTCCTGATGAACCTATAGCGACTGGGGGCTGCAAAGAGTCGCATAAGATATTCAACTGTAAAAATCATAACACAAGCTGTGTCCAAGCAGAAAAAAGCCATTACATATCTCTCCCCACATGGCAGTTCCCTGTTGCCAGGGACTGTGCCACACGGCACAGTCTCTACGACATTGGTGATCACAGAGACAGCAATAAAGAAGCCGGTGACATAGTAAAAGACTAAGGCTAAGGTGCTGGTATGGGGATTCTCAAAAGCTCGCCACATGGTTTGCCGGAAGCTCAAGGCTGGCATAGACTCTTGGTTGTTTTCAGAGTCATTGTCATCCATCAATCTTTCAGCATTTTCCCGTTTCCTATCTTTGTACTCTTCATAGCAGCAATCCCCAATTATATCAGGTAGGATCCCATAGAAGGCAAGCTCCTCGTCATAGGCTGAGATGCACTCATATCTTGGGTAATGCAGCCTGCCAGTTCTGTAAAAGTTTAAGATACACCTAAATACATCAGGGTCCCGGTCAAAAAAATATTCCTTTGTATCTTCATTGAAGAAGAACTCTTTTTCTGTGCTGCCAAGGAGAGTGTCAGGATATCTTTCCAATGTAGTCCTCCATGTCTGGAAGCGCCTACCACTCACATTAAGAATTATCAGCTCATCCTGCCGTCTGTTTTTATCTGTTGGGGCCAGAGGCATAGGACAGTTGGCTACTGGCATCCATCCTATGGCAGCTGCTCTGGCAAAGGGCAGCCATGCTGCTACACCTGCCGCCATGATGAATTGAAGCTCTGGAAGGATTGTTCTTCTTCGTTGTCTTCTTTTTGTTAAAACCACTTGGCTTCAGTTTAATTCCatctaaaatacaattaaatagaaTACCAAATGAGTGGCAATTTTTGCTAAGTTATTCCAATAAATTACAGAAGCCTTTCTGTGATGAAAGAGCAATAAGATTTTTAACAAAATGTAATAAATGAAGGCCTTAATTAGGTGAAATATATTTCCAGTCGCAACCATTGCATACTATATTTGTTCTGGCAACTACTAGAAGACTCAGAGAACTAGACAGCTGTTCCCAAGAATCCTATGCATAAGTGCTTATTCTCTGGAATGGGTAACATCAGATATGGAATGTGTCAACCCTTTTGGTCCACATCAAAGCAGAGATTGACAGTCCAGTGCTGCTCCCCAGCAGTGAGCTGTTTTTGCTCCCCCAACTCAAGCCTTTCTTAGGTTTCTATCTAGAAGAATGATTGTTTTAACATGCATTTGATAATCGGCATAGGTAAGTTATGACATTATTATAGGTAGAATTTGTGAATAGCAAATCATTCCTCATTACAAGCATTTAAAAGTAGCATCAGCATGCTAATTTAAATTTGCTTCCTTACAAACAAGCTTAATCTATCATTTCCCAAGTGTAAACACTGGGCCCTAATCAAGTAACACTGAAGTGCAATAAGGCATTACATAAAACTGGTACTGGCAGATATGATTTGACATTCACATGTACATAAAGAGAGGAGTGGGCAAATCTGTCCTTGCTTGACCTGTACAGGATTTCCCATCAGTATGCCATGTGAAAAGTCATATGCATATAAATGCTGTTCAATGGGCCATTTCACCCCCCAGCCCCATTCCAATAATAGACTGCTTATTTACCCCATTAACCCAATTGCAACCTGGGCTTCTATTGCATGGTGTAAAGGTCCAATATAGATCTTCACCCATAGAGCATTTATTTCACAAATATAAGTTCCCTGCCAGCCATGCAAATAAGCTCTGGAGCCGATCATATCTGATCACTCTGTGCAGCTGTCAAAAGGAGCTGGAAGTGCTGAATTATTTTGCTCGCTGCTCAACCAGTAGAATCATTTTTCAGTTCTGCAAGACCAAGATGGATTTCTAATCATCAGAATAAAGGCAATAATAATGCGAATAAAAAGCAGAATTTCATGTGACTCAGAACTCTCCTGGGAAGTGCTAGTATCTATTAAAGATTTATTGAAGCTAAATATATTCAGGGCTAATATGTTATCTCAACACTGATCTAGGGGCTAAAGGTGTGTTTTGCAGAACAATTGGTCTTCCACACTAGGCACATTGGCATGTACTGGGCTAGAGATGAATCCTTAGTGGTTAGGAAGAGATGTTACTTCTGTCAAGAAAAAAACACATACCCTTCTCTAATGCCTGGATCTTCAGTATGAGTCAAACAACTTGCTTGTcaatgtgattattattattattattattattattattattattattgatttttacCTCACTTTTCTCCCACACCAAGCGGCTAGcaatacaataagtaaaaattaaaacagattaaaacctgaTAAATTCCTTATAGCAATCTGATTATCTAACACTGTTGTAACAACATTTATATTAGTGCATTATTATAGGCTAGtgcattgttattgttgctgcatttatttatatcccactttcctctcctaAAGAAGCCTAAACATTTTAATGAGGGAAATTCACATTTCAGGCTGTACTAGCTACAGAAAGGTATGTTCCATTGAAGTTAGTAAGATTTTGGAGCACAGGCCTATGTTTTCAAGGCCTATGTTTTCAAGGATCTTTGGCTGGACCTCATTGCATTAGATCAggattagaatttttttaatcctACTAAATCATACTGGTGGCCAACCTACCCCAGTATTCTGTTCATTCAATGGCCAATGAGATACATATGGGTAGAAAGAAAGAAGTCAGCAAACCttccctattgttgttgttcatcaaCTGATATATAGAGGTAATTTTCCTTAGATATTAGAACTAATATATTGCTAGCATAACAAGTAGACATTAGTAGCCTTATCATCCATGAATTTATCTCAACTCCTTTTATAGTTTCCATGTGTGTGATTGCA
Encoded here:
- the KCND3 gene encoding A-type voltage-gated potassium channel KCND3 isoform X2 codes for the protein MAAGVAAWLPFARAAAIGWMPVANCPMPLAPTDKNRRQDELIILNVSGRRFQTWRTTLERYPDTLLGSTEKEFFFNEDTKEYFFDRDPDVFRCILNFYRTGRLHYPRYECISAYDEELAFYGILPDIIGDCCYEEYKDRKRENAERLMDDNDSENNQESMPALSFRQTMWRAFENPHTSTLALVFYYVTGFFIAVSVITNVVETVPCGTVPGNRELPCGERYVMAFFCLDTACVMIFTVEYLMRLFAAPSRYRFIRSVMSIIDVVAIMPYYIGLVMTDNEDVSGAFVTLRVFRVFRIFKFSRHSQGLRILGYTLKSCASELGFLLFSLTMAIIIFATVMFYAEKGSSSSKFTSIPASFWYTIVTMTTLGYGDMVPKTIAGKIFGSICSLSGVLVIALPVPVIVSNFSRIYHQNQRADKRRAQKKARLARIRVVKTGSSNAYLHSKRNGLLNEALELTGSMDDEHNISKTTSIIESQHHHLLHCLEKTTNHEFIDEQMFEQNCLENYPSTRSPSLSSHHGLSTSCCSRRSKKTTHLPNSSVPATRLRSMQELSTIHIQCSEQPSLTTSRSSLNMKSDDGLRQNCKASQITTAIISIPTPPALTPEGESRPPPSSPSHSTNIASSNIVKVSAL
- the KCND3 gene encoding A-type voltage-gated potassium channel KCND3 isoform X1, which produces MAAGVAAWLPFARAAAIGWMPVANCPMPLAPTDKNRRQDELIILNVSGRRFQTWRTTLERYPDTLLGSTEKEFFFNEDTKEYFFDRDPDVFRCILNFYRTGRLHYPRYECISAYDEELAFYGILPDIIGDCCYEEYKDRKRENAERLMDDNDSENNQESMPALSFRQTMWRAFENPHTSTLALVFYYVTGFFIAVSVITNVVETVPCGTVPGNRELPCGERYVMAFFCLDTACVMIFTVEYLMRLFAAPSRYRFIRSVMSIIDVVAIMPYYIGLVMTDNEDVSGAFVTLRVFRVFRIFKFSRHSQGLRILGYTLKSCASELGFLLFSLTMAIIIFATVMFYAEKGSSSSKFTSIPASFWYTIVTMTTLGYGDMVPKTIAGKIFGSICSLSGVLVIALPVPVIVSNFSRIYHQNQRADKRRAQKKARLARIRVVKTGSSNAYLHSKRNGLLNEALELTGSMDDEHNISKTTSIIESQHHHLLHCLEKTTGLSYLVDDPLLSVRTSTFKNHEFIDEQMFEQNCLENYPSTRSPSLSSHHGLSTSCCSRRSKKTTHLPNSSVPATRLRSMQELSTIHIQCSEQPSLTTSRSSLNMKSDDGLRQNCKASQITTAIISIPTPPALTPEGESRPPPSSPSHSTNIASSNIVKVSAL